The nucleotide window CCCTAAGTAGTCTtaaaggtccataaatgttaattaaattaaaaaaagggaagagtaaaaatagatatcgacaaaaacgagtttaaagttaaacctagctttatcagaagaacgcatgtggaattgacataaaaagtgtaataaaaacaacaattgcaattaaatcactataaaaataataaaaattcaagttgaaattgaagagttgaagttgaaatcgaagagttgaaattgaagttgaaatcaaagaagttgaaattgaagtcaaAATTGAAGTtagaatcgaagagttgaaatgcaaaattgaagacgaagttgaaattgaggtcaaaattgaaaaattgaagttgaaatggaaattgaagttgaaatttgaaaaattgaagttgaaaccccgaagagttgaaattgaagagttgaagttgaaatagaagagtagaaattgaacttgaaattgatgttgaaatcaaaatttgaaaaattgaagagttgaaattgatgttgaaattgaaatttgaaaaattgaagagttgagatcgaaaaattgaaattgaagcaaaaacactaactcaaacaaataatattatgggtatataaaaaccaGACGTAAACGTTAAAGAGTCTTCTGAGGACGCAAGACTTTCAAACTTAAAATAGGCGTAAAATGGACGTCCTTAAGACGTCGTATGCTATCTGGGTAAAATTCCGCTTAAAGAGGGATTCAAGTTGAACTTCTGTTTTATTGATTATGTGCGATACAGAAACGTTTTTCTACAGCGATAAAAATAGACGATTATCTTGAACGATTTACGCGGTATCGACGGCcattttgattttcttcgatatgcattctaaattttcaatacttTTTAAGGGACACTAGATGGATTTTCTTTTTCTAGGTAAATAGAATAAAGTTTTTGATTTCCCGCGGCCGCCGTATTGCTGCTCCGACCGTCGATAAAATGCGTATCCTCTGTGCATGCGGTATTTTAGTATTTATTCGTTGATTTGTATTTTAATAATTCCTTCGGACTAATGAATGTTATTCTCTCtccgagtaaaataaagatGATAAGCATTCATATTTTCCGCGGCCGCCATACTGGCACTCCTATCTCACTCGACGATAAATGTCCGTCACGCCATTCGCGGAACGCGCAACTAATATGTGCGGTGACATGTGCAGTATCCAGTATTTTCGCCGGTGGAGAGGTTAGAAACGTTCGGAGCCGTTCAATGTTTGTATTCTAGCATAATTTAGTATGCACCATTCTCACGTGAGTCTTGCGAGCAGGATGCCATGACGACGTTCAGCCATCTTCGTAGAACTGCCAGTAAGTAAATTTGAAATCTCGCCGAATTCTTTCAACGATCCGCGTCGTCAGCTAGCTCGATTGAACACTAGATAAACAAAACACAACTTGTGATCGTGTCCTCGGAACGTCAGTGTTCTCCGAGCGCATATTTTCCCCATGCTTTTGGATCGTTTCGGGACCAGGATTTTTTTTATGTACTTTATAGCGGTGTATTGTACCGGGACTTTATTCGTATCAGAGATGAATATTGATCACAATTCGCAAGGTACAGGTTGGGAAAATACATTGCGGGATAAATTGAACGATATTAATCGTACCACGGACAAGGTGTAAGGATAGAAACAACATCTTATGGGCACCCATGGCACATATAGTTGCTGCAATTGCAATCATGCAATACCGTCCTGAACTTGTTGCAAGTTGCAACTAGTTGTACATAGCGACATCTCTTCATGCACGACAGAGAGTTGAGAAACTGTTTGCTACAATAGTATTGGAAAATAgaagcataaataatattgaggTACTTACTCGcgtgactcgaattaatattcggacgctctaaaaaagacgacaacttttttaatatcgtactgtactatttaaatttttttgggAGGTTAGAGTAATTAGTTACCTACACGAtgtggaaaacatttttttcaaaaattgcaattgatcggaattttagaacaaatactgaaagttgtattgtacaacttttttacgtgggcctatattgaaaatttcaaaaaaacgtTTTGCAGATATGTGTCGATTAAATAAacagattaataattattaaatacaaaCAGATTTAAAGATGGTAATAATTTCAGATTTTCACATTTTCGGCCTCTAATAAATCTACGTATTCTTactaattgacacagatctgcaaaacgtattttttaaattttcaatacaggcccacataaaaaagtagtaaaatacaacttttagtattacaATTTCTACTGTCCcgaacaattgcaatttttgaagaaattctttttcaaatcctgtagtaaactaattgctctagcttcccaaaaaaattgATATCGTatagaacaatattaaaaaagttatcgccttttttagtgcgtccgaatattaatccgagtcaCTGTAAATATGTACATGTAGTGAAATcagggccggccttctctataaaggggcctgggtgcaagaaaccatttggggcACCAAATTTTttgtgaattaaaaaaaaactttgctcaaataaggacaaaaaccgacagcgcgcagacccactttttcggacccaaaatctagtaagatcctagtaaatagcaaatatctagcaaataactagaatcttaccagattttgggtccgaaaaagtgggtctgcgcgctgtcggtttttgtccttatttgagcaaagtttgggctgggtgagggctcattctaaagaggaaggttcaacgcgctgcgctctggttatctcataagtcataaagtcttttggagacagaaaaatgcattgaaatctgctggttattttcctagactttttctctactttcggccctcatattattagttataaacataatctcgttaacctcgtaaccagagcgcagtgtgtttaaccttcctctttagaataagccctcactcagcccaaactttgctcaaataaggacgaaaaccgacagcgcgcgaacccatgtttcgagccatttttctagtaagattctagttcctttctagttacaaatcgagggtagactacccccttaatacaTAAGTAATTAGATTAAACaatgaatatttataacaagattaggtttggacatgggcatgaggtcggcatcaggtcggcacgaatcggctgaatgtgcctttgtggcagcacggtcgcactgatgtagcgcatgccgaatatcgttttacagggcagCACAATAACAAATATAAgaactaaataaaatttgtatgggTATTTCGAATTGTCGAGAATGAATGAGAATAAAAGGGACAAGTGCTGTATATTTGGTACGATAGAAATTTACTTCGCCGTCATCTGCCACTGTCTGCAACATTAGTGCCACCTACCCTCGctgacggtgctgccctgtaaaaCGATCGTTATCGTATATATCGTTTGATATATACGATCGTATATCGATATTCGCCAGCCACATCGGTGCGACGGTGCTGCCATTCGGCATGCgccacatcagtgcgacagtgctgccacaaaggcacattcagccgattcgtgccgacctgatgccgacctcatgcccatgtccaaaccctagtccactgatgccaaggctgtggtactgtggtactaaaccatacccccaccatagcctactattgcccctccgtcgtgttccaacgcgcccgcgcgctacactcaccagcgtacctctacgaaTACAatagagtgatacgctggtgagtgtagcgcgcgggcgcgttggaaaacaacgtaggggcaatagtaggctatggtgggggtatggtttagtaccacagtaccacagctctgacATCACTGGCACTGATgtcaaggctgtggtactgtggtactaaaccatacccccaccatagcctactattgcccctacgttgttttccaacgcgcccgcgcgctacactcaccagcgtatcactctatTGTAttcgtagaggtacgctggtgagtgtagcgcgcgggcgcgttggaacacgacggaggggcaatagtaggctatggtgggggtatggtttagtaccacagtaccacagctctggcatcactgatcaGTGGCCCTAGTCCTACGGATGACACTAGctcggcatatgcgcgcacaggaggtcgaccaaatttggatttttggtTGGCTGGGTAACCATTCTTTtagttattataatttatttagccCCTACCCGTAGGTTTCGGGGATATTCTTCTACTTATACGAATATTAAACATTCGACTTACCTGAACTATCGCTCATTTTTGAAGTTgaagaaaattttctttcacttTCGAAGCAGTTTGTTCTCAAGGTACGACTAGCAATATGATTCAAATCGACAGTTATGATTCTAAATGCAACCATCGCCGCCAAGCGTCGCTTCGGGGGGGTGGAGttcatgggggggggggggttgtttATGAGCTATAGGTTCATGCGAGCTTGAAGGTCCATTCACATTTGCACATACTATGAGAATAACAGTCACGTCTTCATTACAGAAGCCCTAAAGTTCCTCCATCCGTGCAAACAAAATGTTTCCACTGGCCTCCGACAATTTCTCCGGAATGAATCGAGCTTCGTACCAAAGCGGGTGCTCATCGTGGGTAAATTTTCCCgttattttttcgaaaaattacgagAACCTGACCTGAGCGAGTCGGAGCTGAAGAAAAAGCTCCTGGAAAGAGGTTCCGACTATGAGAACATGGTAGCCGTCCACAATGCAACTTTAAACATTCAGAATCAAGTGATCAACTTTCTAAAGAAGAAGAACATAGAGTACAGAGTAGTAAACAGGTAACGTTGATTGTCACTTACGGTAACATTTCGTATTCCTCCAGCTAATTAAGCTAATTAATCATACAGGCAAAATCTTGATCAATCGAGTTTCACCTGGGCCGACTTGATTCTTCCGATTGGAGGAGATGGCACGTTTCTATTGgcgtctaatttaatattcgacGACAAGAAACCGATAATTGGTATCAATTCGTATCCGGAGAGATCGGAAGGATTTCTCTTGCTGGCTCCAAAATATACAACCAGGATACCCGAGATTTTTGAAATGCTGGAAGCAGGACATTACCGAGTCTTAATGAGGAGAAGAATTCGAACCACGTTGCACGGCGATGACATCTGGGATTCTCCGTTCCACACGCACGAGAAAGGCCGTATTGTTGCCGGGGGAAAGTAATGAAATTCAGCGATTCATTTGTACAACACAGTCTGAAATACTGTTTAAATTCGTACTGTTtcattttcagattttacatgAACTCGGAGAAGCCAACTTCCAACAACTTACCGAAAGAGAGACGTTTACCCTGGTTAGCATTGAACGAAGTAAGTCTCGATTTCACACGTACCCAAAAGTCCCCACTGCTAGGAGGTGAGCGCggtgcgggggggggggggcacgtagaaggtcacctttttcggttttccgcttatatctcgggaaCAATGCGTCCTggcgataagatcattctatacaaaattaaagctgacaaaatatgccacaagattgattgcatttagtttttcgctatctcgcattgtttccgagatatctgcgctcaaagttcactaattgtgctgaaaagatagctagtcaaataaggctcttctttttcacaattagtgaactttgagcacggatatctcgggaactatgcaagatagcgaaaaactgaatcgaatcagtcTTgcggcacattttatcagctttaattttgtatggaatggtcttatcggtaggatgcatagtttccgagatataagcggaaaaccgaaaaaggggatcttctacgtgcctccctgcaccccgctcacctcctaggagaaGAAGATTTTCAAACGTccatttggtacagcacaattattgtaaagcctattaatagactACCAGTAGATAAAGGGTTAAGTTGCGCATTAACCTATtatgtaatatgttaatatgttcatgtattgtatatgctacgtaaaccatacttggtttaaagcattagATAACTATATACTAATACTAACACAAACAGTTAACAGCTATTAGCAGATAAAGGAGGCAGCAGAGTTTAACACTTTCCTTAAACTAGGTTTTCATAGCAGAGACACTGTCTGCGAGAACAAGCGACTTGCTGATCAAACTCGACGACAATGAAAAGCACCACACCGTGAAAAGCTCAGGATTGTGCGTCAGCACAGGAACCGGATCGACATCTTGGTACAAGTCAATAAACAGTGTTAATCCGCAAATAGTACGGGAAATAATTAATGTTGCTGACGAGAAGAAACAATTCAGCACAGAAGAAATTCAGAGAATTTGCTCTGCTTTTAACGATACCCTCCATCTTCATCCAGGTAAGCGTTCTGCGCAACAACGAGTCTCGAAACTGAACTctaactgttttatatttcagagGAATTGAAACTATGTTATACCGTGAGAGACATGATAGTGTCCGATATCTGGCCAGTACCAAAATGTTTGAATTCTCGTGGGTTCTGTAAGAAACTAACAGTTAGGTCGCAGTGCTTCGATGGTAGTTTAGTTCTGGATGGTGGAATCGCGGTGCCATTTAATTTTGGAGTAACCGTGCTGCTGGAGATGCATCCTGAAGATTCCCTGAGGTCGTTAGTCCTTCTAGACTGATCGCAGTATATTTCTATAAGGGCTGGTAATACTGATGAGATCGATTTTTTAACTTGACTGTTAAGGCGTGGTTTAAGTATACATAGTAGCTAACTGGAGTGCAGCGCACCTAACAgtcaacaaaaccaaaatacgCAATAGTACTAATTTCGAGCATTTTCATTACAAAGTGGGCATTTATGTTAAGCTCTGCACGCActgtattttaatgtaaaaaGGGTGATAGCACCAATCTACTAATTACACGCGAAACATATTTTGTAAAGCATATTTCATAAGAATAAAGACCAATAAAGACATTAAACTGTATGTACAACGATTCTGGCATCAGTGGATCAGGGGCGCtgttttcgcgcatgcgcgacgattctggccttcattttcaactacaattttccaatttcaactttaatctttcaatttcaactttaatttttcaatttcaattcgttaatttcaactcttcaatttcatgacccacatcaatttttccatttcaacttcaatttcaatttcaacatcaatttctccatttcaacttcaattttaatatcaccacttcaacttcattttcaacttcaatttcaatttcaactctccaATTTACACTACCAAGTAAACGccaacgtcttagtacgacagtaatggtgttttcatatttttcggattatggaaacatgttttaagggggccgtctcctagcagatgacggtcgcgcgtgaacactcacacaccgctagagtacactcacacaccgctagaccacgtatacgtacgcgagaattgctaggatcagggaaatgcgttctgatttctcgataatgcaaagacgggggttttcattagtcaaaatcgctagataaaagatcaatctagtgcgctgtttgcttcaaaagtcgttcttttacgtttccgagcaatgattttgcaatattcggctgcatgttgcccgtcggagaggctagtacgccggcgtgactgcagcgccatctaacgggcaacatgcgacgggcaacatgcagccgaatattgcaaaatcattgctcggaaacgtaaaagaacgacttttgaagcaaacagcgcactagattgatcttttatctagcgattttgactaataaaaacccccgtctttgcattatcgagaaatcagaacgcatttccctgatcctagcaattctcgcgtacgtatacgtggtctagcggtgtgtgagtgtactctagcggtgtgtgagtgttcacgcgcgaccggcatctgctaggagac belongs to Lasioglossum baleicum chromosome 17, iyLasBale1, whole genome shotgun sequence and includes:
- the LOC143217576 gene encoding NAD kinase 2, mitochondrial isoform X1 → MTLARHMRAQEVDQIWIFGWLEALKFLHPCKQNVSTGLRQFLRNESSFVPKRVLIVGKFSRYFFEKLREPDLSESELKKKLLERGSDYENMVAVHNATLNIQNQVINFLKKKNIEYRVVNRQNLDQSSFTWADLILPIGGDGTFLLASNLIFDDKKPIIGINSYPERSEGFLLLAPKYTTRIPEIFEMLEAGHYRVLMRRRIRTTLHGDDIWDSPFHTHEKGRIVAGGKFYMNSEKPTSNNLPKERRLPWLALNEVFIAETLSARTSDLLIKLDDNEKHHTVKSSGLCVSTGTGSTSWYKSINSVNPQIVREIINVADEKKQFSTEEIQRICSAFNDTLHLHPEELKLCYTVRDMIVSDIWPVPKCLNSRGFCKKLTVRSQCFDGSLVLDGGIAVPFNFGVTVLLEMHPEDSLRSLVLLD
- the LOC143217576 gene encoding NAD kinase 2, mitochondrial isoform X2 produces the protein MTTFSHLRRTAKALKFLHPCKQNVSTGLRQFLRNESSFVPKRVLIVGKFSRYFFEKLREPDLSESELKKKLLERGSDYENMVAVHNATLNIQNQVINFLKKKNIEYRVVNRQNLDQSSFTWADLILPIGGDGTFLLASNLIFDDKKPIIGINSYPERSEGFLLLAPKYTTRIPEIFEMLEAGHYRVLMRRRIRTTLHGDDIWDSPFHTHEKGRIVAGGKFYMNSEKPTSNNLPKERRLPWLALNEVFIAETLSARTSDLLIKLDDNEKHHTVKSSGLCVSTGTGSTSWYKSINSVNPQIVREIINVADEKKQFSTEEIQRICSAFNDTLHLHPEELKLCYTVRDMIVSDIWPVPKCLNSRGFCKKLTVRSQCFDGSLVLDGGIAVPFNFGVTVLLEMHPEDSLRSLVLLD